A single genomic interval of Cucumis sativus cultivar 9930 chromosome 5, Cucumber_9930_V3, whole genome shotgun sequence harbors:
- the LOC105435533 gene encoding putative B3 domain-containing protein At3g24850 — protein sequence MVMETSVRCGLRICLQLPDLNNVYVPRKRRGSSSGVGKKEQSMTETELPLSMAEAASIQIQLANSVPDVPLQKINKTRKRKNPPTQTEASTSRTKQQRKKNVASTSRTKKQRKMNVDQSERPPMPVAMRDRILEMGGYEINLVIQKQLTDTDLNKNHGRLSMNTKLLSFDFATEEESELLSEQENKNKRGINVMVLDDVLEERMVCLKKWKIGSGEVYCLMTHWNSMVEKRGLKSGEEIQVWSFRKDDEDEAHRLCLALVKLATC from the coding sequence ATGGTAATGGAGACATCTGTTCGTTGTGGCTTAAGAATCTGTCTTCAACTTCCTGATTTAAACAATGTTTACGTACCTCGGAAAAGACGTGGATCTTCCTCCGGCGTCGGCAAGAAAGAGCAATCCATGACTGAAACCGAACTCCCCTTGTCTATGGCGGAGGCTGCGTCTATTCAAATACAACTGGCAAACTCTGTTCCTGATGTTCCACtgcaaaaaataaacaaaacccGCAAGAGAAAAAACCCTCCGACGCAGACGGAGGCATCGACGAGTAGGACTAAGCAACAGAGGAAGAAGAATGTGGCATCGACGAGTAGGACTAAGAAACAGAGGAAGATGAATGTAGACCAGAGTGAGCGTCCTCCGATGCCGGTGGCGATGAGAGATCGGATTTTAGAGATGGGTGGGTATGAAATAAACCTAGTGATTCAAAAACAACTTACTGATACGgatttaaacaaaaaccatGGTCGTTTGTCGATGAACACAAAACTACTATCGTTCGATTTTGCAACCGAGGAAGAGAGCGAGTTACTGAGCgaacaagaaaataagaacaagaGGGGGATAAACGTAATGGTATTGGACGATGTTCTAGAAGAAAGAATGGTTTGTTTGAAGAAGTGGAAAATTGGAAGTGGAGAAGTTTACTGTTTGATGACACATTGGAATTCGATGGTTGAAAAAAGGGGATTGAAGAGTGGAGAAGAGATTCAAGTTTGGAGCTTCagaaaagatgatgaagatgaagctCATCGTCTTTGCTTGGCTTTGGTTAAATTAGCAACTTGCTAA